In one Corallococcus sp. EGB genomic region, the following are encoded:
- a CDS encoding Dyp-type peroxidase: protein MLELDDIQSGVLRPRPTPYFATYILLRIDDRRAGRELMGRLCSVVSSSAHPERPAAECWVSVSLTYPGLQALGVPQASLDSFAWEFRQGMAARARALGDEGESSPEHWESPLGTPDVHVVLTALSPDRARLDAALERANGALRELEGVQAIWRQDCHVLSTEREPFGFKDGISHPAVEGSGIPGSNPHEVPLKAGEFVLGYPDETGTLPPMPQPDVLGRNGTYIVFRKLHQRVAAFRQYLKDSARSPEDEELVAAKMMGRWRSGAPLARCPYHDDAALGADPRRNNDFHYADDPTGYKTPPGSHVRRTNPRDASVAGVVRLHRMIRRGTAYGSELPEGVLEDDGADRGLMFAFIGSHLGRQFEFVQSEWINGGEFLGLGEAKDPVVGANERAGSFSYPRRPIPRSLKGLSRFVVTRGGEYGFMPGLRALRWLADLRT, encoded by the coding sequence ATGCTCGAACTGGACGACATCCAGAGCGGAGTCCTTCGGCCCCGGCCCACGCCGTACTTCGCGACCTACATCCTCCTCCGCATCGATGACCGGAGGGCAGGGCGGGAGCTGATGGGCCGGCTCTGCTCGGTGGTGTCCTCGTCCGCGCATCCCGAGCGCCCGGCCGCCGAATGCTGGGTCAGCGTCTCGCTCACATATCCCGGGCTTCAAGCCTTGGGCGTGCCGCAGGCGTCCCTGGACAGCTTCGCGTGGGAGTTCCGGCAGGGGATGGCGGCCCGCGCGAGGGCGCTGGGGGACGAAGGGGAGAGCAGCCCCGAGCACTGGGAATCCCCGCTGGGAACCCCGGACGTCCATGTCGTGCTGACGGCGCTCTCCCCGGACCGGGCCCGGCTCGACGCCGCGCTGGAGCGGGCGAATGGGGCCCTGCGCGAGTTGGAGGGCGTCCAGGCCATCTGGCGTCAGGACTGCCACGTGCTCAGCACGGAGCGGGAGCCGTTTGGCTTCAAGGATGGCATCAGCCATCCGGCCGTCGAGGGGAGCGGCATTCCCGGAAGCAACCCCCACGAGGTGCCGCTCAAGGCCGGTGAGTTCGTCCTGGGCTACCCCGATGAGACAGGCACCCTGCCACCCATGCCCCAGCCCGACGTCCTGGGACGCAATGGGACATACATCGTCTTCCGCAAGCTCCATCAGCGGGTGGCCGCGTTCCGGCAGTACCTGAAGGACAGCGCGAGGAGTCCCGAGGACGAGGAGCTTGTGGCCGCGAAGATGATGGGGCGGTGGCGCAGCGGCGCGCCCCTGGCGCGGTGCCCGTACCATGACGATGCAGCCCTGGGCGCCGACCCCCGGCGCAACAATGACTTCCACTACGCGGACGACCCGACCGGGTACAAGACACCTCCCGGTTCACACGTCCGGCGCACGAACCCCCGTGACGCATCCGTCGCGGGCGTGGTCAGGCTCCATCGGATGATCCGGCGCGGAACCGCCTACGGGTCCGAGCTCCCCGAAGGCGTCCTCGAGGATGACGGCGCCGACCGGGGCCTGATGTTCGCCTTCATCGGCTCGCACCTCGGACGGCAGTTCGAGTTCGTGCAATCGGAGTGGATCAACGGCGGTGAGTTCCTGGGCTTGGGTGAGGCGAAGGATCCCGTCGTGGGTGCCAACGAGCGAGCCGGGTCGTTCTCCTACCCGAGGCGGCCCATCCCCCGGTCTCTGAAAGGTCTGTCCAGGTTCGTGGTCACCCGCGGAGGCGAGTATGGCTTCATGCCCGGCCTTCGCGCCCTGCGGTGGCTGGCGGACCTGCGGACCTGA
- a CDS encoding DUF4476 domain-containing protein — protein sequence MNRIVRAVLVSSLFASSASFAQDAEFNMQVDVNDADMPSARIKMKTTTTENGEETTTVKVRGGGARMDVRVTGGTMETESRSETRETRMEPRMHHPREETPVAAQPVYRDRDCGTRGDEGCLMRRDGQYPMDASTWSGFYQSLKSERNEIVRQEKAEKMLKRVYLTAMQFGMVLDLFNNEITRLEVAKEAAPHVVDPQHALGFSSKWKNSISGSEYTDIITQ from the coding sequence ATGAACCGCATCGTCCGCGCCGTGCTCGTTTCGTCCCTGTTCGCTTCCTCCGCCAGCTTCGCGCAGGACGCGGAGTTCAACATGCAGGTGGACGTCAACGATGCCGACATGCCCTCCGCGCGCATCAAGATGAAGACCACCACGACCGAGAACGGCGAGGAGACGACCACCGTGAAGGTGCGCGGCGGCGGCGCCCGGATGGACGTGCGCGTGACGGGCGGCACGATGGAGACGGAGTCCCGGAGCGAGACGCGGGAGACCCGCATGGAGCCCCGGATGCATCATCCCCGGGAGGAGACGCCGGTGGCCGCCCAGCCTGTGTACCGCGACCGCGACTGTGGCACGCGTGGGGACGAGGGCTGCCTGATGCGGCGGGATGGACAGTACCCGATGGACGCGTCCACCTGGAGCGGCTTCTACCAGTCGCTCAAGAGCGAGCGTAACGAGATCGTCCGCCAGGAGAAGGCGGAGAAGATGCTCAAGCGCGTCTACCTGACCGCGATGCAGTTCGGCATGGTGCTGGACCTGTTCAACAATGAGATCACCCGCCTGGAGGTGGCGAAGGAGGCCGCGCCCCACGTGGTGGATCCGCAGCACGCGCTGGGCTTCTCCTCCAAGTGGAAGAACTCCATCAGCGGCAGCGAGTACACGGACATCATCACCCAGTAG
- a CDS encoding M6 family metalloprotease domain-containing protein → MSRMRIIAAAVWLAACNPQVSSPEAPTASGPEEATREQVLQGELEVRVVDAPSFKASREEYFLVAGGRHLPLTFTGGAPEGLLSGQRVTLRGTQGAQRFMARTVEVDRQAAAVQATSGTCGVTGVQRSLVILAAFPGMPQPAATAQGVRDAFFSSTQRSLANYWSEVSEGRTTTTGEVVGWYTLDRAYSCSETDAMRDAAIRAADADVDFRQYDRIFIVHPNPAQGCSYAGQATLSCGQVATADGTVTASLAWLVADWMTTHDTAVKLVTHEAGHNLSLNHASSRDFGTEPLGMPGTLGVIDEYGDLFSTMGSWNLGHYAAPHKARIGWLAPSAVAQVDGTGGTFTLAPVVASGGLKALKVRRGTGANDWLWVEYRRPVGLYESTLASQVFGGALIHLADAETRDGTHLLDFTPGTSSWSDPALLPGTTWNDPYSNLSLTVEAATAAGLTVSIQYRTTACVRAAPEVRVTPPEPPFWPGARPEFALEVINRDSVGCGPSTFQLSAIVPPGWGSDPLPAQRTIAASASDTLGLQTYVPYSTPLGPYTAGVTVTRGSQSVQGTATVEVVERCIATPPTLTLSPATVTAAPGADVTWTVSVTNNDSASCNWVWYDFWSTLPDGWDTSLSDWGVNLPPGGAYTFTMTKTVPPGARGTHTVDLVINQDDFGIAASATATVNVVGNSSSTR, encoded by the coding sequence ATGTCCCGCATGCGCATCATCGCCGCGGCCGTATGGCTCGCGGCCTGTAACCCGCAGGTTTCCAGTCCAGAGGCGCCCACGGCGTCCGGGCCGGAGGAGGCCACCCGGGAACAGGTGCTCCAGGGGGAGCTCGAAGTCCGGGTCGTGGACGCGCCGTCGTTCAAGGCGTCACGCGAGGAGTACTTCCTCGTCGCCGGGGGGCGGCATCTGCCGCTGACCTTCACCGGTGGAGCGCCGGAGGGGTTGCTCAGCGGTCAGCGGGTGACGCTGCGTGGAACCCAGGGGGCGCAGCGCTTCATGGCGCGGACCGTGGAGGTGGACCGTCAGGCCGCGGCCGTGCAGGCCACCTCTGGCACTTGTGGCGTCACCGGCGTGCAGCGCAGCCTCGTCATCCTCGCGGCCTTCCCGGGAATGCCCCAGCCCGCCGCCACCGCGCAGGGGGTTCGTGATGCGTTCTTCTCCAGCACGCAGCGCTCGCTGGCGAACTACTGGAGCGAGGTGTCCGAAGGCCGCACCACGACCACGGGCGAGGTGGTGGGCTGGTACACGCTGGACCGCGCCTATTCCTGCTCGGAGACGGACGCCATGCGCGACGCGGCCATCCGGGCGGCGGACGCGGACGTGGACTTCCGGCAGTACGACCGCATCTTCATCGTCCATCCCAACCCCGCGCAGGGCTGCTCCTACGCGGGGCAGGCCACCCTGTCCTGCGGACAGGTCGCGACGGCGGATGGCACCGTGACGGCCTCCCTGGCCTGGCTCGTCGCGGACTGGATGACGACCCACGACACCGCCGTGAAGCTGGTGACGCACGAGGCGGGGCACAACCTCTCGTTGAACCACGCGAGCTCGCGCGACTTCGGCACGGAGCCACTGGGCATGCCGGGCACCCTGGGCGTCATCGACGAGTACGGGGACCTCTTCTCGACGATGGGCTCCTGGAACCTGGGCCACTACGCGGCGCCGCACAAGGCGCGCATCGGCTGGCTGGCTCCGTCCGCGGTGGCCCAGGTGGATGGCACGGGCGGCACCTTCACGCTCGCGCCGGTGGTGGCGTCCGGTGGGCTCAAGGCGCTCAAGGTGCGCCGGGGCACTGGCGCCAATGACTGGCTTTGGGTGGAGTACCGCCGGCCCGTGGGGCTCTATGAGTCGACGTTGGCATCCCAGGTGTTCGGCGGCGCGCTCATCCATCTGGCGGACGCGGAAACGCGGGATGGCACCCACCTGCTCGACTTCACGCCGGGGACGTCCTCCTGGAGCGACCCGGCCCTGTTGCCGGGCACGACGTGGAACGACCCGTACAGCAACCTCTCCCTCACGGTGGAGGCGGCGACGGCCGCGGGGCTGACGGTGAGCATCCAGTACCGCACGACGGCCTGTGTGCGGGCCGCGCCCGAGGTGCGGGTGACGCCGCCGGAGCCGCCCTTCTGGCCCGGGGCGCGGCCGGAGTTCGCGCTGGAGGTGATCAACCGGGACTCGGTCGGCTGCGGTCCCAGCACCTTCCAGCTCTCCGCTATCGTCCCCCCGGGCTGGGGCTCCGACCCGCTGCCCGCGCAACGCACGATTGCCGCTTCCGCCTCCGACACCCTGGGCCTCCAGACGTACGTGCCCTACAGCACGCCGCTCGGGCCCTACACTGCGGGCGTCACCGTCACGAGGGGTAGTCAGAGCGTGCAGGGCACGGCCACGGTGGAGGTCGTCGAGCGTTGCATCGCGACGCCGCCCACGCTGACGCTCTCACCGGCGACCGTGACGGCGGCCCCGGGCGCGGACGTCACGTGGACGGTGAGCGTCACCAACAACGACTCCGCCTCGTGCAATTGGGTCTGGTACGACTTCTGGTCCACCCTGCCGGACGGCTGGGACACGTCCCTGTCCGACTGGGGCGTCAACCTGCCTCCCGGCGGGGCCTACACCTTCACGATGACCAAGACCGTGCCTCCCGGCGCGCGTGGCACCCACACCGTGGACCTGGTCATCAACCAGGATGACTTCGGCATCGCGGCCAGCGCCACGGCCACGGTGAACGTGGTTGGCAATTCCTCGAGTACGCGGTGA